A part of Aspergillus flavus chromosome 5, complete sequence genomic DNA contains:
- a CDS encoding uncharacterized protein (hypothetical protein AOR_1_374114), which produces MEGHSSPSAAADVPAQAGEGPAPVQADIRSHAVHHDQGALPERESSPARRITPRPTFLENLASTRDSQFMLDRRNSSEIDRYFHGPRDLDKHSKWPTFLRMHGSVLPKMILPLSFVAAWATLITLLSKFVHPLGINNILLTVTGFVVGLALSFRSSTAYERWADGRKYWSLLIQTSRNLARTIWVNTKEREGELGKEDLLQKLTAMNLILAFAVALKHKLRFEPDIAYDDLAGLVGYLDTFAKDAHDRQRLQPQRKSLWKSTGEYLGVSFAESNPRKLVKRSKKPLGHLPLEILNHLSAYIDRCIANDTLNISLHQAQAINGLATLNEVVTGTERVLDTPLPTAYSIAIAQIAWIYVMSLPFQLYNTLTWVTIPGSIIAAYIILGLATIGSEIENPFGQDVNDLPLDTYCRQIALELDIITATPAPRVDDFTVRDDNLVLYPLSMDGYNDWKDRSVEEIRAALRTKVIANSPSSALGSDESTVVGSMSSKQTV; this is translated from the exons ATGGAGGGACACAGTTCACCATCTGCCGCTGCAGATGTGCCGGCACAAGCTGGAGAGGGTCCTGCCCCAGTTCAAGCCGACATTCGTTCTCATGCTGTTCACCATGACCAAGGAGCTCTCCCGGAACGAGAGTCGTCACCAGCTCGTCGTATCACACCACGCCCAACCTTTCTAGAAAACCTCGCCAGTACCCGAGATTCCCAATTTATGCTTGACCGACGGAACTCTAGCGAAATCGATCGGTACTTC CATGGCCCCCGTGACTTGGACAAGCATTCGAAATGGCCCACCTTCCTCCGAATGCATGGCAGTGTGCTGCCCAAGATGATCCTGCCTCTGTCTTTTGTTGCGGCGTGGGCCACTCTGATCACACTACTCTCGAAATTCGTACACCCTC TGGGGATCAACAACATTCTGCTCACAGTTACTGGTTTCGTCGTCGGTTTGGCATTATCTTTCCGGAGTTCGACGGCTTACGAACG ATGGGCTGACGGCCGCAAATACTGGTCGCTGCTGATCCAGACCTCGCGTAATCTGGCTCGCACGATCTGGGTCAACACAAAGGAACGTGAAGGAGAGTTGGGAAAGGAGGATCTCCTGCAAAAACT AACCGCAATGAACCTTATCCTAGCTTTCGCTGTCGCGCTCAAACACAAACTCCGTTTCGAACCGGATATCGCTTATGATGATCTTGCGGGCCTGGTCGGCTACCTGGACACCTTCGCCAAAGATGCGCATGACCGTCAGCGCCTCCAGCCTCAGCGGAAGTCACTCTGGAAATCGACAGGAGAATACCTGGGTGTCTCCTTTGCCGAATCGAACCCCCGGAAGCTCGTCAAACGATCCAAGAAGCCACTGggtcatcttcctctggaGATTCTTAACCATTTGTCGGCTTATATCGACAGATGTATTGCGAACGACACCCTCAACATCAGTTTGCATCAAGCACAAGCCA TCAACGGCCTCGCTACCCTGAACGAAGTCGTCACGGGAACTGAGCGCGTCCTTGACACCCCTCTCCCGACAGCGTACAGCATCGCCATCGCGCAAATCGCCTGGATCTACGTCATGTCTCTACCCTTCCAACTCTACAACACCCTCACATGGGTGACCATCCCAGGTTCAATTA TCGCCGCATACATCATTCTCGGTCTCGCCACTATCGGCAGCGAAATCGAGAATCCCTTCGGTCAGGACGTCAACGATCTTCCTCTGGATACCTACTGTCGGCAGATTGCCTTGGAACTGGATATCATCACCGCTACTCCGGCGCCCCGTGTCGATGATTTCACCGTTCGTGACGACAACTTGGTTTTGTATCCACTTAGCATGGACGGCTACAATGACTGGAAGGACCGAAGCGTCGAGGAGATCAGAGCTGCACTTAGAACGAAGGTGATAGCCAACTCCCCTTCTTCTGCCTTGGGATCGGATGAGTCGACCGTTGTTGGAAGCATGAGCAGTAAACAAACGGTCTAG
- a CDS encoding SNF2 family helicase, whose translation MGVRRGKRQVDQIDLTQSDDENPQSTPKTPRVTRGQRLGEDTLFAPLSQSSQLAADDEEDDAQAADVIPGSQAADDPAAGSSMLYGNVNTKIVGVRYYRGHATYGEHVILRREPGNPYDSNAIRVDNVMGAQIGHIPRNMAAKLARYMDTRSLIIDGVLTGEIGPWDCPILLSLFGTSDPARRQELKSQMEQDRLPLSEFKQREREERKQQKEREKARKEAEKRARALAKGKGQQWEAANNSMFSNLYAGDGSIEGGESLEELIGQSSTFNPRDIGQVAENFGLSEADLAKMPMADRPAALSTELLPYQRQGLAWMIEKENPTLPAAGSEDVVQLWKRKDNRFTNIATNFSTSIAPPLASGGILADDMGLGKTIQIISLILANSAPKTPGSSKTTLIVAPVGVMSNWKNQIQDHTHSESAPQVHVYHGTGKKEAANLDQYDVVVTSYGALALEYNPNAKVPPKKGIFSVHWRRVVLDEGHTIRNPRSKGALAACNLRADSRWTLTGTPIVNSLKDLYSQVRFLKLSGGLEDMTVFTSVLIRPLMSEDPNARLLLQALMSTICLRRRKDMEFVNLRLPPLTSRVLRIKFHTHEQEKYDMFQSEARGMLLDFKSKDKSSTTYSHLLEVILRLRQVCNHWALCKDRIEKLAQLLEDNKVVPLTPENIKALQDMLRIQIESQETCPICLDTLEQPVITACAHTFCKGCIEQVIERQHKCPMCRAEITDTSTLVEPAVEMGESTEAVVADPDTPSSKIEALIKILTAQGQAPGTKTVVFSQWTSFLNLLEPHLNRYGVGFARVDGKMSSLARDNSTYRFSHDPNCKVLLASLSVCSVGLNLVAANQAILADSWWAPAIEDQAVDRVYRLGQTRETTVWRLVMEDSIEDRVLAIQETKRKLMLAAFRETAKKKKVDDRATRVADLEKLLT comes from the exons ATGGGCGTCcggagaggaaagagacagGTTGATCAGATAGATCTGACCCAAAGCGATGATGAGAATCCACAGTCAACCCCCAAGACACCCCGCGTCACTCGTGGACAGCGTCTTGGAGAGGATACCCTCTTTGCGCCCTTGAGCCAGTCGTCGCAGCTGGCCGCagacgatgaagaggatgacgcGCAAGCTGCAGATGTAATTCCGGGTAGCCAGGCTGCTGATGATCCGGCGGCTGGCAGTTCGATGCTTTACGGGAATGTAAATACCAAGATTGTGGGCGTTCGTTATTATCGCGGACATGCCACTTATGGCGAACACGTAATTTTGAGACGTGAACCGGGGAATCCATATGATTCTAATGCCATTCGCGTTGATAATGTTATGGGAGCTCAGATTGGGCATATCCCGAGGAATATGGCGGCTAAGTTGGCGAGATACATG GATACGAGGTCGTTGATTATTGATGGCGTATTGACTGGGGAAATTGGGCCTTGGGATTGCCCAATCCTTCTGAGCTTGTTCGGCACTAGTGATCCGGCTAGGAGACAGGAGTTGAAAAGTCAGATGGAACAGGACAGGCTGCCTTTGAGTGAATTCAAGCAGAGAGAGCGTGAAGAGCGCaagcagcagaaggagcGCGAAAAGGCCCGGAAAGAGGCCGAAAAAAGAGCTCGTGCGCTAGCCAAAGGCAAAGGACAACAGTGGGAGGCGGCGAATAACTCCATGTTTTCCAACCTTTACGCTGGTGATGGCAGTAttgagggaggagagagcCTAGAGGAACTCATTGGCCAGAGCAGCACTTTCAACCCTCGGGATATCGGTCAAGTCGCCGAGAACTTTGGTTTAAGTGAAGCAGACTTGGCAAAAATGCCTATGGCTGATCGTCCTGCTGCTCTTTCGACGGAACTCCTTCCTTATCAACGCCAAGGACTGGCTTGGAtgattgagaaagaaaatccgACACTCCCTGCTGCTGGGTCTGAGGATGTGGTACAactctggaagaggaaggacaaTAGATTTACGAACATTGCGACAAATTTCTCCACATCCATTGCACCCCCTCTCGCAAGTGGCGGTATTCTGGCTGATGATATGGGACTTGGAAAGACTATCCAGATCATTTCACTAATTCTGGCAAACTCCGCACCAAAGACCCCAGGCTCTTCCAAAACTACACTCATAGTAGCTCCTGTAGGAGTTATGAGCAATTGGAAAAACCAAATACAGGATCACACACACAGCGAGAGCGCTCCACAGGTACATGTCTACCATGggacaggaaagaaagaagccgcCAATCTTGACCAGTACGACGTAGTAGTGACAAGTTATGGTGCTCTTGCATTGGAATACAACCCGAATGCAAAAGTGCCCCCGAAAAAAGGAATTTTTTCCGTCCACTGGCGCCGTGTGGTCCTTGATGAGGGACATACCATCCGTAATCCACGGTCCAAAGGCGCGTTAGCAGCATGCAATCTGCGGGCAGACTCTCGCTGGACCTTGACTGGCACGCCAATTGTCAATTCCCTCAAGGATCTTTATTCTCAGGTTCGCTTCCTAAAGCTTTCCGGGGGCCTTGAGGATATGACGGTTTTCACTAGCGTGTTGATCCGACCTCTTATGTCTGAGGATCCAAATGCTCGATTGCTTCTACAGGCACTTATGAGTACCATCTGTTTACGCCGTAGAAAGGATATGGAGTTTGTGAATTTGCGTCTGCCGCCCCTTACTTCCCGCGTTCTTCGTATTAAGTTCCACACTCACGAGCAGGAGAAATATGATATGTTCCA GTCCGAAGCGAGAGGCATGCTTCTAGATTTCAAGTCCAAAGACAAGTCCAGCACCACCTACTCACACCTCCTCGAAGTGATCCTTCGTCTCCGACAAGTCTGTAACCACTGGGCGCTCTGCAAAGACCGTATTGAAAAGCTCGCGCAGCTCCTGGAGGATAATAAGGTCGTCCCGTTAACGCCGGAGAACATCAAAGCCCTTCAAGACATGTTGAGAATCCAAATTGAGAGTCAAGAGACATGCCCGATCTGTCTAGACACCCTAGAGCAACCGGTCATCACAGCCTGCGCCCATACTTTCTGTAAAGGTTGCATTGAACAAGTAATCGAACGGCAGCACAAATGTCCCATGTGTCGTGCTGAGATCACCGATACATCCACACTCGTCGAACCCGCTGTCGAAATGGGCGAAAGCACTGAAGCTGTGGTCGCAGACCCCGACACTCCAAGCAGTAAAATCGAAGCTCTAATCAAAATCCTCACAGCCCAAGGCCAAGCGCCTGGCACGAAAACAGTCGTCTTCAGCCAATGGACCTCATTCCTGAACCTCCTCGAGCCTCACCTCAACCGCTATGGCGTCGGGTTCGCCCGTGTCGACGGCAAAATGAGTTCGTTAGCCCGCGATAACTCAACCTATCGATTCTCCCATGATCCCAACTGCAAGGTCCTTCTCGCAAGCTTGAGCGTCTGCAGCGTTGGCCTCAACCTAGTTGCAGCAAACCAGGCCATCCTCGCTGATAGCTGGTGGGCCCCGGCAATAGAAGACCAAGCCGTCGATCGAGTCTATCGCCTCGGACAAACACGCGAAACAACCGTCTGGCGTCTTGTGATGGAAGATAGCATCGAAGATCGCGTCCTAGCCATCCAGGAAACAAAGCGCAAGTTGATGTTAGCCGCTTTCCGCGAGACtgccaagaaaaagaaggtgGATGATAGAGCGACTCGGGTTGCAGACCTCGAGAAGCTGCTTACTTGA
- a CDS encoding putative SNF2 family helicase/ATPase: MPAEGTDPVDWSVDEVVQFLCHNSHTPWSQSVSGAPRPDPTSFEAALRDNLITGEVLLNDVDKSALRDDLGLRALGHRSSMLTAIRYLQGLSLKYQISKSRLDSPIECHTPSHSALITPKASQKATPPLCCVPLSLDATPQRTNLLPSISTAVSTNAVNLAGVPNSGEFTAPSSTPQETSRIARLQTNVEDFGPVERVRPHEQVFMDRHGRKRRRLDLTTLTKSRADNEHAPDPVQAKEWYMGPEQITPSQLFYSPDPDQNDETFTLVGSNFPTAQRLFVNRCLHYFQKQKRIILDSTQDQSRSAIVPYNLSMVKSGERRFTLYTAKNGKVSVSTENIEDWPQLTRSQAVSEEGQTDTLDPSDPFSYLLQRYPVQDESQDAFPLYGDSGSEGEFDEETWQEIEDENPGGWFRKPSKLTPTEIECVIKDCVSQYESKWYDVCLPKEQVKARKLWLRARKGRFTNQEIKALLGKITSLNKRLRKLQDAIRESEYATKSELQTQCQSMEQTVMDIQQHKWRVSTLEQETCPPKISAPLKPTSVQRPKHNSGDEESLHSESGDMSDDSMEDFIDKSDIEDQPIHAENNSSTRTPPMSESDDNIISPSRIRRHSRARKLPFRESSSPSPPPVHKNKHPIECIDLTEDSPAVDNEEYRVETPPLNPVPRAITQPFEDPIKSERSCSISPEPYLGPRVMVEIPVYKTKHPNLFKPRKRPSLPDIHDVDKLVSVPWDLLEERQDRRRLLAKLIATLSIEERNKLAQAVPRYSSSDLQQLTGTGLKLLLKNQEIIPELEEAESRVVMRVTSFYISWINCVHLPSEGIQRNLVLYAQSKISSFVTYFNELCARLDDYPKKKGSKMHRLNEKGALSDPTDTPHKKRKREVKESQNAKKSQQSAQLRVALQEKQRKILERKIGSTNTDPTRQAVSFGNPAIYLDPQIGLRVKPHQLNGIQFMWRELIEDENKQGCLLAHTMGLGKTMQVISLLATISAAASSDDPKIRQQVPAAFYRSQSLILCPSSLIENWYEEFLMWAPVQSGIGPLRKITTSATMPERLQEVCDWNEEGGVLIMSYDIFRTWILNRETNKRGKPLNDNDYGKVRDCLLEGPNIIVADEAHKMKNPATGISQAAMQFRSKSRIALTGSPLANNLIDYYAMINWIAEGYLGEFVEFKAKFVEPITEGLYVDSTYTERRRSLVKLQVLKEILAPKINRADISVLAGSLPTKVEFVITVPLTDLQKQAYDSYVETILQGKGAFGSAQLWSWLAILSLCCNHPSCFRDKLLSRANDAQKINKRLDEMEMIPGDEPIAQAGLPDSEKLVSEQEQIFAKVPDIKALEMSHRARIMNSIIDESIRAGDKILVFSHSIPTLDYIEHVLRSSNRKYSRLDGRTPVVTRQDATKRFNLGSEKQVYLISTRAGGLGLNIPGANRVIIFDFKFSPVWEEQAVGRAYRLGQQKPVFVYRFIAGGTFEEVMYNKAVFKTQLAFRVVDKKNPVRWAQKSLGEYLFPAKPVPQQDIAEYLGKDPQVLDKIIMGDTGEEKSIRNIALTETFQKEDNDKLTEEERQGVQQQLSDERLKRTDPEAYRQLVLDRQRQSLTAGQVPAWTPSSYTQPAPMLPVPMLPQPPYMQLTVPSSAHNTGPPALAPDMSIYPEPSKTPMPSTSAAAISSTSGIYPWRSAQSVPPNESTAVYSPFTPSPARSLGQGGAQMPTQMDGTNFDTNVQPHDMTADTALTELSQSTSSSEDSSEHPCRQQ; this comes from the coding sequence ATGCCTGCTGAGGGAACAGATCCTGTCGACTGGTCTGTTGACGAAGTAGTCCAATTCCTTTGCCATAATTCACACACCCCATGGTCGCAGTCCGTGTCAGGGGCCCCTCGGCCTGACCCTACCTCCTTCGAGGCTGCTCTCCGCGACAATCTGATCACTGGAGAAGTGCTTTTAAATGATGTCGATAAGAGCGCACTGCGAGATGATCTAGGATTGAGAGCCCTCGGGCACCGGAGTTCCATGCTGACGGCAATACGGTACCTCCAAGGACTCTCTCTCAAATATCAAATCTCTAAAAGTCGGCTTGATTCTCCTATAGAGTGTCACACTCCAAGTCATTCAGCGTTAATTACACCGAAAGCTTCCCAGAAAGCCACACCACCGCTTTGCTGTGTCCCTTTATCTTTAGACGCGACTCCACAGCGTACTAACTTACTACCCAGTATATCTACGGCGGTGAGTACAAACGCTGTAAATCTAGCAGGTGTGCCCAACTCAGGAGAATTTACGGCTCCTTCAAGTACTCCTCAAGAGACTTCTCGCATCGCAAGGTTGCAGACTAATGTAGAAGACTTTGGCCCCGTTGAGCGTGTTCGCCCACATGAGCAAGTTTTCATGGATAGACATGGAAGGAAGCGGCGACGGCTAGACCTTACTACTCTAACTAAAAGTCGAGCTGATAACGAGCATGCTCCAGACCCTGTGCAAGCCAAAGAGTGGTATATGGGCCCGGAACAGATTACACCATCCCAATTGTTCTATTCTCCTGACCCAGACCAAAATGACGAGACCTTCACACTGGTTGGATCAAATTTTCCAACTGCACAGCGTTTGTTTGTGAACAGATGTCTTCATTATTTTCAGAAACAAAAACGCATAATCCTGGACTCTACCCAAGATCAAAGCCGGTCAGCCATAGTACCATATAATCTGTCCATGGTTAAAAGCGGCGAAAGACGTTTCACACTGTACACTGCGAAAAATGGAAAGGTTTCTGTTAGTACAGAAAACATAGAAGACTGGCCGCAACTAACTCGGTCGCAAGCAGTCTCTGAAGAAGGACAGACAGACACACTGGATCCATCTGACCCTTTCTCTTATCTTCTGCAGCGGTATCCAGTCCAAGATGAAAGTCAGGATGCATTTCCATTGTATGGAGACTCAGGATCTGAGGGTGAGTTTGACGAAGAGACTTGGCAAGAAATTGAAGACGAAAACCCTGGAGGATGGTTTCGGAAGCCCTCTAAACTCACGCCCACGGAGATAGAATGTGTCATCAAAGATTGTGTCTCCCAATATGAGAGCAAGTGGTATGATGTTTGCTTGCCAAAAGAGCAAGTTAAGGCTCGCAAGCTCTGGTTAAGAGCTAGGAAGGGCAGGTTTACCAACCAGGAAATCAAAGCGCTACTGGGGAAGATTACATCTCTAAACAAGCGTCTTAGGAAACTACAGGATGCTATCCGTGAAAGTGAGTATGCAACAAAGTCCGAGCTACAAACCCAGTGTCAAAGCATGGAGCAAACTGTGATGGATATTCAACAACATAAGTGGCGTGTTTCGACCCTGGAGCAAGAAACGTGTCCTCCAAAAATCTCGGCCCCTCTCAAACCTACGTCCGTACAAAGGCCGAAGCATAACTCTGGGGATGAAGAATCACTCCATTCAGAGTCAGGTGATATGTCTGATGATTCTATGGAGGACTTCATTGATAAGTCTGATATCGAGGACCAACCCATACATGCTGAAAATAACAGCAGCACTCGAACCCCACCAATGTCTGAAAGCGACGATAACATTATCAGCCCTTCTAGGATTAGGCGACATTCAAGGGCGAGAAAGCTTCCTTTTCGGGAGTCAAGCTCCCCATCTCCACCTCCTGTGCACAAGAATAAACACCCCATAGAATGCATTGACCTCACTGAAGACTCTCCGGCAGTCGATAATGAGGAGTACAGGGTTGAGACTCCCCCATTAAACCCAGTGCCACGAGCTATAACGCAGCCTTTCGAGGATCCTATCAAATCTGAACGGAGTTGCTCAATTTCCCCCGAACCGTACCTTGGTCCCAGAGTGATGGTCGAAATTCCAGTTTACAAAACAAAGCACCCAAATCTTTTCAAACCCAGGAAGCGGCCAAGTCTACCTGATATACACGACGTTGACAAGCTTGTGTCGGTGCCTTGGGATTTACTTGAAGAACGACAAGACCGCCGGAGACTATTAGCAAAACTGATCGCAACCCTTTCTATTGAAGAGCGAAATAAGTTGGCGCAGGCGGTTCCTAGATATTCTAGTTCAGACTTGCAGCAACTTACAGGAACTGGTCTCAAGCTCTTGCTGAAGAATCAAGAAATTATCCCAGAACTTGAAGAAGCTGAGAGCCGTGTGGTCATGCGTGTTACTTCCTTTTATATCTCGTGGATAAATTGTGTCCACCTTCCGTCGGAAGGAATTCAGAGGAACCTTGTACTCTACGCTCAATCTAAAATCAGCAGCTTTGTCACTTACTTCAACGAACTTTGCGCGCGCCTCGATGATTACCCCAAGAAGAAAGGTTCGAAAATGCATCGGCTCAATGAAAAGGGAGCTTTATCTGATCCAACAGACACTCCTCACAAAAAGCGCAAAAGAGAGGTCAAGGAAAGTCAAAATGCGAAAAAGAGTCAGCAGAGCGCACAGCTTCGTGTCGCGCTGCAAgagaagcagagaaagatTCTCGAAAGGAAGATAGGCAGCACTAACACAGATCCTACACGTCAAGCTGTCAGCTTCGGAAATCCTGCTATTTATCTGGACCCTCAAATTGGCTTGCGTGTTAAGCCCCACCAATTGAATGGTATTCAATTCATGTGGCGAGAGTTGATAGAAGATGAAAACAAGCAAGGTTGTCTGCTCGCTCACACCATGGGTTTAGGGAAAACGATGCAGGTTATATCGCTCCTTGCAACAATATCTGCGGCAGCATCTTCCGATGATCCTAAGATACGCCAGCAGGTTCCTGCAGCTTTCTATAGGTCTCAATCGCTTATTCTCTGCCCATCATCATTAATTGAAAATTGGTATGAGGAGTTTCTCATGTGGGCTCCTGTACAATCGGGCATTGGGCCACTGAGGAAGATAACAACTTCCGCCACAATGCCAGAGAGACTACAAGAGGTGTGTGACTGGAATGAGGAAGGCGGGGTGCTCATCATGAGCTATGACATATTTCGGACGTGGATACTCAACAGGGAGACAAATAAAAGGGGGAAACCCTTGAATGATAATGATTATGGCAAAGTCAGAGATTGCCTTCTCGAGGGACCTAACATTATTGTTGCCGACGAGGCTCACAAAATGAAAAATCCAGCCACTGGCATCTCGCAAGCAGCCATGCAGTTCCGCTCTAAAAGTCGCATTGCCCTAACTGGATCCCCTCTTGCTAACAATCTTATCGATTACTATGCGATGATCAACTGGATTGCGGAGGGCTACCTCGGCGAATTCGTGGAGTTTAAGGCAAAATTTGTGGAGCCTATAACGGAGGGACTTTATGTGGACAGTACATACACAGAGAGGAGACGGTCATTGGTGAAGCTTCAAGTCCTCAAAGAAATCCTTGCTCCAAAGATCAATCGTGCCGATATCTCCGTGCTCGCTGGCAGTTTACCGACCAAAGTCGAGTTCGTCATAACGGTTCCCTTGACGGACCTACAGAAACAAGCATATGATTCATATGTGGAGACTATATTGCAAGGGAAAGGCGCTTTCGGCAGTGCGCAATTATGGTCCTGGCTTGCGATTCTGAGTTTATGTTGCAATCATCCATCGTGTTTCAGAGACAAACTACTAAGCCGAGCAAATGACGCacagaaaataaacaagagGTTAGatgagatggagatgatccCCGGCGATGAACCTATCGCGCAAGCAGGCCTTCCAGATTCAGAAAAGCTGGTTTCTGAACAAGAACAGATCTTCGCCAAAGTCCCTGACATAAAAGCCTTAGAAATGTCTCATCGGGCGCGAATTATGAACTCGATAATCGACGAATCTATCAGGGCTGGTGACAAGATCTTAGTTTTCTCGCACAGTATCCCAACACTCGACTATATTGAGCATGTCCTTCGATCATCAAATCGAAAATATTCTCGGCTAGATGGGCGAACTCCCGTCGTGACTCGACAAGATGCGACGAAGAGATTCAATCTTGGCTCTGAGAAGCAAGTGTACCTAATCTCAACGCGCGCAGGAGGCCTTGGCTTAAACATTCCTGGGGCGAACCGTgtcatcatcttcgactTTAAATTCAGCCCGGTATGGGAAGAGCAGGCTGTTGGACGCGCCTATCGCTTGGGCCAGCAGAAACCAGTATTTGTCTACCGTTTCATTGCCGGTGGTACCTTTGAGGAGGTTATGTATAATAAGGCTGTCTTCAAGACCCAACTTGCTTTCCGTGTTGTCGATAAGAAGAATCCGGTTCGTTGGGCACAAAAGTCACTGGGCGAATATCTTTTCCCAGCCAAGCCGGTCCCTCAGCAAGACATCGCCGAATATCTGGGGAAGGATCCGCAAGTCTtagacaagatcatcatggGTGATACTGGCGAGGAGAAGTCTATCCGCAATATTGCCCTCACTGAAACATTCCAGAAGGAAGACAATGACAAATTGACTGAGGAAGAGAGACAAGGCGTTCAACAGCAATTGAGCGACGAGCGCCTGAAGCGCACCGATCCAGAGGCTTACCGCCAGTTAGTTCTGGACAGGCAAAGGCAATCTTTGACTGCGGGCCAAGTTCCGGCTTGGACCCCATCGTCATACACGCAACCAGCTCCCATGCTGCCAGTTCCCATGCTGCCTCAACCACCTTATATGCAGCTAACAGTTCCATCAAGCGCTCACAACACTGGGCCTCCCGCTCTAGCACCGGACATGAGCATTTACCCAGAGCCTTCTAAAACACCCATGCCCTCGACATCCGCAGCCGCGATAAGTTCAACTTCAGGGATCTACCCTTGGCGCTCTGCTCAGAGCGTACCACCTAACGAAAGCACCGCAGTCTACTCCCCTTTCACGCCTTCACCTGCCAGAAGCCTGGGACAAGGTGGCGCTCAGATGCCTACGCAAATGGATGGTACCAATTTCGATACAAATGTCCAGCCACATGATATGACCGCGGATACGGCACTTACCGAACTCTCGCAatcaacttcatcatcagaaGATAGCTCCGAGCATCCTTGCCGCCAGCAGTGA